In Hevea brasiliensis isolate MT/VB/25A 57/8 chromosome 13, ASM3005281v1, whole genome shotgun sequence, a single genomic region encodes these proteins:
- the LOC110645988 gene encoding nudix hydrolase 4 isoform X2 — protein MRGLSFFMRNFANFLSFLLPFIDKLPSKLLPAQFENMISLVSRTGRQLQRYDRGCRLVVGCIPYRYKKTDQPSSIDGTSTEDIEVLVISSQSGQGMLFPKGGWEEDESMVQAALRETFEEAGVIGKVECELGKWLYMSKRGAKMHEVYMFPLLVHKELDLWPEKSIRKRKWFEFFR, from the exons ATGAGAGGGCTATCTTTCTTTATGAGAAACTTTGCaaatttcctttcctttcttctcCCTTTCATTGATAAACTCCCTTCAAAATTGTTGCCTGCGCAATTTGAGAACATGATTTCCTTGGTTTCTCGCACTGGTCGCCAACTTCAGCGTTATGATAGAGGTTGCCGCCTAGTTGTAGG GTGTATTCCTTACAGATATAAGAAAACTGATCAACCATCTTCCATTGATGGAACTTCTACTGAAGATATAGAAGTTCTTGTCATCAGTTCACAAAGTGGTCAAGGAATGTTGTTCCCTAAG GGAGGATGGGAAGAGGATGAATCCATGGTACAAGCAGCACTGCGAGAGACTTTTGAGGAAGCAGGAGTGATTGGCAAAGTTGAA TGTGAATTGGGGAAATGGCTATATATGAGCAAAAGGGGTGCCAAAATGCACGAGGTCTATATGTTTCCTTTGCTTGTTCATAAGGAATTAGATCTATGGCCAGAAAAGAGTATCAGAAAACGAAaatgg TTTGAATTTTTCAGGTGA
- the LOC110645988 gene encoding nudix hydrolase 4 isoform X1 — protein sequence MRGLSFFMRNFANFLSFLLPFIDKLPSKLLPAQFENMISLVSRTGRQLQRYDRGCRLVVGCIPYRYKKTDQPSSIDGTSTEDIEVLVISSQSGQGMLFPKGGWEEDESMVQAALRETFEEAGVIGKVECELGKWLYMSKRGAKMHEVYMFPLLVHKELDLWPEKSIRKRKWVTVKEAREVCHNWWMREALDELVLRQQLKEEANETSCK from the exons ATGAGAGGGCTATCTTTCTTTATGAGAAACTTTGCaaatttcctttcctttcttctcCCTTTCATTGATAAACTCCCTTCAAAATTGTTGCCTGCGCAATTTGAGAACATGATTTCCTTGGTTTCTCGCACTGGTCGCCAACTTCAGCGTTATGATAGAGGTTGCCGCCTAGTTGTAGG GTGTATTCCTTACAGATATAAGAAAACTGATCAACCATCTTCCATTGATGGAACTTCTACTGAAGATATAGAAGTTCTTGTCATCAGTTCACAAAGTGGTCAAGGAATGTTGTTCCCTAAG GGAGGATGGGAAGAGGATGAATCCATGGTACAAGCAGCACTGCGAGAGACTTTTGAGGAAGCAGGAGTGATTGGCAAAGTTGAA TGTGAATTGGGGAAATGGCTATATATGAGCAAAAGGGGTGCCAAAATGCACGAGGTCTATATGTTTCCTTTGCTTGTTCATAAGGAATTAGATCTATGGCCAGAAAAGAGTATCAGAAAACGAAaatgg GTGACTGTGAAGGAAGCCAGAGAAGTATGCCATAATTGGTGGATGAGAGAAGCTTTAGATGAATTAGTTCTGCGTCAACAACTAAAAGAGGAAGCTAATGAAACAAGCTGTAAATAG